The following proteins are co-located in the Candidatus Competibacteraceae bacterium genome:
- a CDS encoding trypsin-like peptidase domain-containing protein produces MHELQPGQNRPIGNGRVAVGVAGEPREEFAARTQAGALLLAADGRILDPNDLVSAEQPRSRDGSVTFAEPPGEFRMDLDAVPAAAARIAIVLAVRPGLGPGTTFGVFAAIRSWLADAAGQPLLVFPLPLASRGETAMILAELYRHQGQWKFRAVGQGFAAGLPALAAHFGLRLPEPAPDERPAGGPGSRREPARPGAPASFSGTGFCVHPEGYVLTNHHVIEGASEILARSPRQRCRLEPVFTDPTNDLALLRSDTPLPGVAVFRAGAPARLGETVIVVGYPLGGLLGSGPQVTTGNVSSLIGPGDDTRALQFTAPTQAGNSGGPLLDGDGAVVGVVSSKLNVVRVHEMTGDIPQNVNFAIKSALARGFLEAVGVDYQSRAPRSSRLTADIAAEARDFVLKIECRE; encoded by the coding sequence CGCTGCTGCTGGCCGCCGACGGCCGGATTCTCGACCCCAACGACCTGGTAAGCGCCGAGCAGCCGCGTTCCCGCGATGGATCGGTGACGTTCGCCGAGCCGCCGGGCGAATTCCGGATGGACCTGGACGCCGTGCCGGCGGCGGCGGCCCGAATCGCCATCGTGCTGGCGGTCCGGCCCGGATTGGGGCCAGGGACGACTTTCGGGGTGTTTGCCGCGATTCGAAGCTGGCTGGCGGACGCGGCGGGTCAACCGCTGCTGGTTTTTCCGCTGCCGCTGGCCAGCCGCGGTGAAACCGCCATGATCCTGGCGGAACTGTACCGTCACCAGGGGCAATGGAAATTCCGGGCGGTGGGGCAGGGGTTCGCGGCGGGTCTACCGGCGCTGGCGGCGCATTTTGGCCTGCGCCTGCCGGAACCCGCGCCGGATGAACGTCCCGCCGGCGGACCTGGGTCGCGGCGCGAGCCGGCGCGGCCGGGTGCTCCCGCTTCGTTCAGCGGTACCGGATTCTGCGTGCATCCGGAAGGCTACGTGCTAACCAACCATCATGTCATCGAGGGCGCAAGCGAAATCCTGGCTCGTTCGCCACGCCAGCGTTGTCGGCTGGAGCCGGTGTTCACCGACCCGACCAACGATCTGGCACTCCTGCGATCCGATACTCCTCTGCCCGGCGTGGCGGTATTCCGCGCAGGGGCACCGGCCCGCCTGGGTGAGACGGTGATCGTGGTCGGCTATCCGCTGGGTGGCCTGCTCGGGTCGGGGCCACAGGTGACCACCGGCAACGTCAGCTCTTTGATCGGCCCCGGCGACGATACCCGCGCCCTGCAATTCACCGCGCCCACTCAGGCCGGCAACAGCGGCGGACCGCTGCTGGACGGCGACGGCGCGGTGGTGGGCGTGGTCAGTTCGAAGCTGAACGTGGTTCGAGTGCATGAGATGACCGGCGACATCCCGCAGAACGTCAATTTCGCCATTAAATCGGCCTTGGCACGCGGGTTTCTGGAAGCGGTCGGGGTGGATTATCAGAGCCGCGCGCCGCGTTCCTCCCGTCTCACCGCCGACATTGCCGCCGAAGCCCGCGATTTCGTGCTCAAGATCGAGTGCCGGGAATAG
- a CDS encoding substrate-binding domain-containing protein, with protein sequence MINRALRLLLGILAIFLASEAVSIEESPVVVVNSAAHSKTFFSKSALRAIFGMRLRKWEDGSPIRVFVMPDEHPLHIAFSKHILNVFPYQLRAAWNRLVFSGMGEEPIIVKSEKKMRAIVSSTPGAIGYLSRSMIDGSVKPILGN encoded by the coding sequence ATTATCAATCGCGCTTTACGGTTATTATTAGGGATTCTCGCTATTTTCCTTGCTAGTGAGGCAGTATCTATAGAGGAGTCACCAGTTGTTGTCGTTAATTCGGCAGCTCACTCCAAGACTTTTTTTTCGAAAAGTGCACTCAGGGCTATTTTTGGAATGCGCCTGAGAAAATGGGAGGATGGCTCGCCGATCAGGGTTTTTGTAATGCCTGATGAACATCCTTTACATATTGCATTCTCAAAGCATATTCTTAATGTTTTTCCCTATCAATTACGTGCCGCATGGAATCGGTTAGTATTTTCAGGTATGGGGGAAGAACCAATTATAGTAAAATCTGAAAAAAAAATGCGCGCGATTGTAAGCTCAACGCCTGGCGCCATAGGTTATTTGAGTAGGTCGATGATCGATGGATCTGTTAAACCTATCCTTGGTAATTAG
- a CDS encoding PEP-CTERM/exosortase system-associated acyltransferase translates to MSISCAWGINLLETRNNLIFLFNKYFEIISADTQEHLQKCWRLRYQVYCLEAKIPGFHPEHYSEGLERDRYDEHSVHSLIVHRPSGSIAGTVRVILPMPRNLDARFPVEEYAGNAFYPDNLSLKNLNRSRLGEISRLIIAPEFRMRKGETLSKLGIAESAEYPAGKGQDSGEKMQRRHFPHTILGLFIAIVRMSAKHNLTYWYAGMEPVCARLLQTFGIRFAPISPVIDYYGSCRSYLGNISDVLKEVYRTNPEIWVLLTNDGALFPHSGCL, encoded by the coding sequence ATGAGCATTTCCTGTGCTTGGGGAATCAATCTTTTGGAAACCAGGAATAATCTTATTTTTTTATTTAATAAGTATTTCGAAATTATTTCAGCGGATACACAGGAGCACCTACAGAAATGCTGGCGGCTGCGATACCAGGTCTATTGCCTGGAAGCGAAGATTCCTGGATTTCATCCTGAGCATTACTCGGAAGGTCTGGAACGTGATCGCTATGACGAACATTCCGTACATAGTTTGATTGTCCACAGGCCCAGCGGCTCTATCGCGGGTACAGTAAGAGTAATACTGCCGATGCCAAGGAATTTGGACGCACGATTCCCAGTCGAGGAATATGCGGGTAATGCATTTTACCCGGACAATTTATCCCTGAAAAATCTTAACCGTTCGCGGCTCGGTGAGATCTCACGGCTGATTATAGCTCCAGAATTCCGGATGCGAAAAGGAGAAACCTTGAGCAAGCTTGGTATAGCGGAGAGCGCTGAATATCCTGCTGGTAAAGGTCAGGATTCCGGTGAGAAAATGCAGCGCAGACATTTTCCTCATACGATTCTTGGTTTATTTATAGCTATCGTGCGCATGAGTGCCAAGCATAATTTGACTTATTGGTATGCGGGGATGGAGCCGGTTTGCGCGAGATTGCTTCAAACTTTCGGTATTCGTTTTGCACCGATTAGCCCTGTCATTGATTATTATGGTTCTTGTCGAAGTTATCTGGGAAATATTTCAGATGTCTTAAAAGAAGTTTATCGGACCAACCCAGAAATATGGGTTTTATTAACTAATGATGGCGCGCTTTTCCCGCATTCTGGGTGTCTTTAA
- a CDS encoding transposase, translated as MPEDTLDALLAPVFGGAQPLEPVYEPDPDPDPTTPPRLIAEGYTVVVDLAATVEGRPVTWRERRLVVRSVAQATRQTQALDARLQRAVADIHRLNERKQGKKILEAPALSATAEQILAEQRVVGLIHLDLETTTQVIPQRRYGARPATCRVQHQSTIRARIDPLAVAAARQRLGWRVYATNHATLTVETAVHAYRGQYLIERSFGRLKGRALAITPLFLQTDARVEGLIRLLSLALRVLVLVEFVARRCLATTPEPIAGLYPGQPDRATASPTAESLLRAFRGISLSVVAIAGQVRALLSPLSALQHRILTLLGWSAEIYERLMAHFLKPALVLSEP; from the coding sequence ATGCCGGAGGACACCCTGGACGCCCTGCTGGCGCCGGTGTTCGGCGGCGCCCAGCCCCTGGAGCCGGTCTACGAGCCGGACCCGGACCCGGACCCCACCACCCCACCCCGGCTGATCGCCGAGGGTTATACGGTGGTGGTTGACTTGGCGGCTACGGTGGAGGGCCGGCCGGTGACGTGGCGGGAACGGCGGCTGGTGGTGCGGTCGGTGGCCCAGGCGACCCGGCAGACCCAGGCGCTTGACGCCCGCCTGCAGCGGGCGGTAGCAGACATTCACCGCCTCAACGAGCGCAAACAAGGCAAGAAAATTCTGGAAGCTCCCGCGCTGAGCGCCACCGCCGAGCAGATTCTGGCCGAGCAGCGGGTGGTGGGCCTGATCCATCTCGACCTCGAGACCACCACGCAAGTGATTCCCCAGCGCCGCTATGGCGCGCGTCCGGCCACCTGCCGGGTGCAGCACCAGAGCACGATTCGGGCGCGGATCGACCCGCTGGCCGTCGCGGCGGCCCGGCAGCGGCTGGGCTGGCGGGTCTACGCCACCAACCACGCGACCCTGACGGTCGAGACCGCCGTCCACGCCTATCGGGGGCAGTATCTGATCGAACGGAGTTTTGGCCGTCTCAAAGGCCGGGCGCTGGCGATCACGCCCTTGTTCCTGCAAACCGATGCGCGGGTGGAGGGCTTGATCCGCCTGTTGAGCTTGGCCTTGCGCGTGTTGGTTCTGGTCGAATTCGTGGCGCGCCGGTGCCTGGCCACCACCCCGGAGCCGATCGCCGGCCTCTATCCGGGGCAGCCCGACCGGGCTACGGCGTCGCCCACCGCCGAATCGCTGTTGCGCGCCTTTCGGGGCATCAGCTTGAGCGTCGTGGCGATCGCCGGCCAGGTCCGCGCGCTGCTGTCGCCGCTCAGCGCTCTGCAGCACCGCATACTCACACTGCTCGGCTGGTCGGCAGAAATCTACGAGCGACTGATGGCGCATTTTCTAAAACCAGCCCTCGTTTTGAGCGAACCGTGA
- a CDS encoding DUF4277 domain-containing protein, giving the protein MLDEIIRLIKVERVDDLPVVLAQVYQMQLPALLDRFYPTHGHWKGDLSLGDVVAVWLTFIVSEGDHCLSHVQPWVEAHLDTLTVCLGKPVRPLDLSDDRLANILDRLADAATWAELETALNGTVLRVYEVGGDRVRLDSTSAKTYAGVSEGGCFSSGIVKIIGRTCRKSRSACRCSTLWACR; this is encoded by the coding sequence ATGCTGGACGAGATCATCCGCCTGATTAAAGTCGAACGCGTCGACGACCTCCCGGTCGTGTTGGCCCAAGTCTACCAGATGCAACTTCCAGCCCTGCTCGATCGATTCTATCCGACCCATGGCCACTGGAAGGGCGACTTGAGTTTGGGCGACGTGGTGGCGGTGTGGCTGACCTTCATCGTCTCGGAGGGCGATCACTGCCTGTCTCATGTCCAGCCTTGGGTGGAGGCGCACCTCGATACCTTGACGGTGTGTTTGGGCAAGCCGGTACGCCCGCTGGATCTGAGCGATGATCGGTTGGCCAACATCTTGGATCGGTTAGCTGACGCCGCGACCTGGGCCGAGTTGGAAACCGCGCTGAACGGGACGGTGCTGCGGGTTTATGAGGTGGGCGGCGACCGGGTACGGCTCGACAGCACCTCGGCCAAAACCTATGCCGGGGTCAGTGAGGGGGGCTGTTTCAGTTCGGGCATAGTCAAGATCATCGGCCGGACTTGCCGCAAGTCAAGATCAGCCTGTCGGTGCTCGACGCTCTGGGCTTGCCGTTGA